In a single window of the Massilia oculi genome:
- a CDS encoding iron uptake protein translates to MTLTPRHIASRTAVAILGGYAFTWGVVALGIALLYSAGMEFHDAEHLSYIVGFLVFLTAFLVAFASQGLRRVALVLVGGGALMSAVAWWLQSLIIASGV, encoded by the coding sequence ATGACACTCACGCCCCGCCACATCGCCTCGCGCACCGCGGTGGCCATCCTTGGCGGCTACGCATTCACCTGGGGCGTCGTCGCCCTGGGCATCGCCTTGCTGTACAGCGCCGGCATGGAGTTCCACGATGCCGAGCACCTGTCCTACATCGTCGGTTTCCTGGTCTTCCTGACCGCTTTCCTGGTGGCCTTCGCCAGCCAGGGATTGCGCCGTGTGGCGCTGGTGCTGGTGGGCGGCGGCGCGCTGATGAGCGCGGTGGCCTGGTGGCTGCAGAGCCTGATCATCGCGTCGGGGGTCTGA
- a CDS encoding type II secretion system protein, with product MRRAPQGGFGLLEMLAVIVLGALLAGAILPILGQDWERARLRDGARRHAELAAATQRYLEARRDLLAGELAAGVATALPLDQLLAAGYLAPGFEPLNVYGHAACVLLLRNGSQVEALVSASGGQQPDPADLAEMAASAGPGAGYLMPAAPLRARGAFGAWTLDTASLQPFAAGACPAGPIAPGRLVSLLRQPLGTGAGAPDFLARRGPAVEAPWNVLETPLAMGGGAVAAVGQACGTAPAIALDSKRDLLSCAANGVWKRQRAGGTWKETSASHAALPAGDAPGDVRMTADTGRAYVARAGNAWQALAVDQNGHLEVPSQARAGTLVTRGHLDAGSVAAAGTIDAGRDVRASGIVRGREFDARNGAQSGANWVDGKTIVAGTACNLPGQKPRPDGSYGRLYPIGTAMRDANGVTLSCQSPHNQFRYLNGLLTP from the coding sequence CAGGGCGGCTTCGGCCTGCTCGAGATGCTGGCGGTGATCGTGCTGGGCGCGCTGCTGGCCGGCGCCATCCTGCCGATCCTGGGCCAGGACTGGGAACGCGCCCGCCTGCGCGACGGCGCCCGCCGCCACGCCGAGCTGGCGGCGGCAACCCAGCGCTATCTGGAAGCGCGGCGCGACCTGCTGGCCGGCGAACTCGCGGCGGGCGTCGCCACCGCCCTTCCGCTCGACCAGCTCCTGGCCGCCGGCTACCTCGCGCCCGGCTTCGAGCCGCTGAACGTCTACGGTCATGCCGCCTGTGTGCTGCTGCTCAGGAACGGGAGCCAGGTCGAGGCGCTGGTCAGTGCCAGCGGGGGTCAACAGCCAGATCCGGCCGATCTCGCCGAGATGGCCGCCAGTGCGGGCCCCGGCGCAGGCTATCTGATGCCCGCTGCGCCCTTGCGCGCGCGTGGCGCCTTTGGCGCCTGGACACTCGATACTGCCAGCCTTCAGCCCTTCGCCGCTGGCGCCTGTCCGGCCGGCCCGATCGCGCCCGGGCGGCTGGTCAGCCTGTTGCGCCAGCCGCTGGGGACCGGCGCAGGGGCGCCCGACTTCCTGGCGCGCCGCGGACCCGCCGTCGAGGCCCCGTGGAATGTGCTGGAAACGCCGCTGGCAATGGGCGGCGGCGCCGTGGCTGCCGTCGGCCAGGCCTGCGGTACCGCCCCGGCCATCGCTCTGGACAGCAAGCGCGACCTGCTCAGTTGCGCAGCGAACGGCGTCTGGAAACGCCAGCGCGCCGGCGGCACATGGAAAGAGACCAGCGCCAGCCACGCTGCCCTGCCAGCCGGCGATGCGCCGGGCGATGTGCGGATGACGGCGGATACCGGCCGCGCCTACGTCGCCCGCGCCGGCAACGCCTGGCAGGCGCTGGCGGTTGACCAGAACGGTCACCTCGAGGTTCCGTCCCAGGCCCGCGCCGGCACGCTCGTCACCCGCGGCCATCTGGACGCCGGTTCTGTCGCTGCCGCCGGGACCATCGATGCCGGGCGCGACGTGCGCGCCAGCGGCATCGTCCGGGGCCGCGAGTTCGACGCCCGCAACGGCGCGCAATCCGGCGCCAACTGGGTGGACGGCAAGACCATCGTGGCCGGCACGGCCTGCAATCTGCCGGGACAGAAGCCCAGGCCCGACGGCAGCTACGGCAGGCTGTACCCGATCGGCACCGCCATGCGCGACGCGAATGGCGTCACGCTGAGCTGCCAGTCGCCGCACAACCAGTTTCGCTACCTGAATGGACTGTTGACGCCATGA
- a CDS encoding lytic transglycosylase domain-containing protein, with translation MTIRARLLALLLFAAILACTPAHACWEAAARRYGVDVRLLYAIAKTESSINPRAINRNRNGSYDVGLMQINSSWFPLLKRHGIEEKHLYDPCVSLQVGSWILAQNLQRLRDPWLAVGAYNSPTPAKARAYALKVYRNLPPAPD, from the coding sequence ATGACGATCCGCGCCCGCCTGCTCGCACTGCTGCTGTTCGCCGCTATACTGGCCTGCACACCCGCCCACGCCTGCTGGGAAGCGGCCGCCAGGCGCTACGGCGTGGACGTGCGCCTGCTGTACGCGATCGCCAAAACCGAGTCGAGCATCAACCCGCGCGCCATCAACCGCAACAGGAACGGCAGCTACGACGTGGGCCTCATGCAGATCAACAGCAGCTGGTTCCCGCTCCTCAAGCGCCACGGCATCGAAGAAAAGCACCTGTACGACCCCTGCGTGAGCCTGCAGGTGGGCAGCTGGATCCTGGCCCAGAACCTGCAGCGGCTGCGCGACCCGTGGCTGGCCGTGGGCGCGTACAACAGCCCGACGCCGGCCAAGGCGCGGGCGTATGCGCTGAAAGTCTACCGCAACCTGCCTCCGGCGCCGGACTGA